The Anopheles gambiae chromosome 2, idAnoGambNW_F1_1, whole genome shotgun sequence genomic sequence ATCGGGGTTATCGTATTCCGGTTTAAGCCGACCGGAAAAACCCATCCGGTGTGgtgttaaattaaataaaggtaaattaaaatatgaaaacattTGCATCGTGTAAATAAGTGGTAACGATGATTTTGCCTGCACATATTGCCCTCCAATTTCTATAAAACattgtttataaaaatgttattatgtttgatttggacaatgttatttaatttagATTTAATTACATCTCCAATCAATTGCTGAATCAACAGAATCCTTTACGCAGGACTTGATATCCGGCCACGTTGCATACTTTCAATTTCACCATAATACATGCAGCACACACTAAATTTCCTCCCCGTGCTACCATACATATAGCCGCAATATACACGTAGTGCTTTTATTCCATTCACCTTGATTGAACGTTTGCTGTGTGCTGAATTTCGTGTGTTCATGTGCGACCGTGTGTTAATGCGCCTCTCATGTTGCAAATACTTCCTCTTCCATTCAAGCGACGAGAAAACGTTCGTTCGGCTGATAGTGAAATGCACCGCCGACTTCGTTCACGCGAACAAGTTTCACGCAAAGAGACAAAACCAGCCACCGACTGTGTCTTTTCTGTGTCGAAAGAGGACCGATGTTGGGTGCATTGCGcgttttaaaatacatttcactcTTGTTCTCTTGTGTTGGCAAAGGCACAGACACCAATAGTCTGGCCCGACACCGCACATCTTGAGTGCGTCACTGAAGTGAGGTAAAAAttggataaaaaaaatatgtttcatcCTTAGCAAATCTAGAGAACACCTATTTCATCTCCACATGCTCATGACCTTTCCGTGTCAGGCACAGAGAATGCGTAGCCCTAGTCACATTATCACTTTTCATGCAATGCCATGTCTGTGCCGCACACCACACCAATTCCAAGCGAAGGTGCGCCGTACATATAACAAGGGCAAGCAGTGAAAAATTTTCTAAGTCCCAAAAAAAGTTGGGACTTAGACGAAAATTGACGAAAAAATCAACCCACTCTGGAATGATAGCATTTTCGCTGAAACGCGTTTTGCGCCAACTCCCAGCACGATACGACCAACCAAATTGAAGATATTCGATTTTTAACTTTCCTTCACTGAAGGCAGCGACGTGGGACTTAGTCTCCGGACGCCATTTTCCTCGCTGGTTCGGTCGGCTACGCTCTAACATCAGCGAACATAGCCGCCGTACACACACTTGTGCTCGAATAGACAGACCCGCACCGCACCGAACGCGACCGAGAGCCCGTTCGATGGACAGCGCTTGAATATCTCGGAAACACGTTTGGTAGAtaaaaaatgtcacaaaaaGCTATTCTTTTGCTACTTTCACTAATCATTTCATCGAATGTGACACCAATTATGATTGCTTTTGAAGGACTTTACATTTGCGAGCCGAGGACGTCGTTTTCGCAGAGTGCGAGTGTGACACAAGCACGAGCGCACTGTGTTCTTTGTTAAGGGGCTGATTCTATATCAAACGATAGCGAATCCAGACCCTCAAACCAGGGATTATTCATCTATTACGACGAACCACAAAGGCCATACAGGCCCGGTGCAAAGGGCCCAATTGCGAACGAGGCAGTACATGGCACATACAATGAGAAAACTTCGAGAACGATTTCTACACCGTCGCCGAAAGGGACAAGTGTAAATGTTGCGCACAATTTGAGAACAATCTCCTTTCCATTATCATTGACACGGCCGGGTCACTTACCGCGGGTTGAGGAACGGCAGCGTCGACACTCATGTTGGCACCTTTTCCACAGCTTTTGGATTCCGGAAAGCAATGATTTTTCGACGACGGAAAACTACGGCGACCACAACGACAACGGTGTTCGCGATACGGAAGAAGAGCTTCACACCAGCACCTCGGTTGTTCGAACAGCACGGATTATCCCGCATGCCCCAGTGACGGACGGGTTTGTAAACAATGCTCCGTTTATTACCTGTTGTTCAGTGTTCACCTAACCTTGTTGATCCTGTGCAAGAAAGATATCATTTTATCTATTCTTTCGTTGATTAGACCTATTCAATGATCGATTTTGATACATTGCATCAGTTCTTGCTAGGTCAAATTGTGTGCAGGGTAAATTACTTTCTCATATCGTactgttatttttattcaccATCTCTTGAAAGGGTCATCACAATGCATTTTACTTCCCATTTCAGTAATGTTGAATGCTTTAATTTGCTAAATTAAATCATCAACTTACAATTCATATTTCACCCTTTTGAGCCTTGGACAAAAAAGCATCACAACAACGCACACACTGCACGTAGCACTGCTCGAACCCTTCCGAGCCGCTATCATAGTACGGATCGCGTATGATAGCACCAGGCTGTTGCGGATCGAAATCACCCAGCAGTAGTATTTTCGCTTTGCTGTCTCCCTTGGGCGCGCGTTCCTTCAAATCAGCAATGTTCTCCCCGTCCATTCCGAAAATGTAATCGTAATGCTCAAAGTCCGCCTTTTTAATCTGCCTAGCTTTGTTGCTGTACGGTAGATCGTGCTTTTTCATTGTTGCCAGAGCCCGATGGTCAGGGCTTCGTCCAACGTGCCACGATCCTATGGCCGCACTGTCTACTTCCCACTGATCTGCTACGCCAGCTGTGTCGATTGCTTTTAAGAACACCGCCTCGGCGATAGGTGATCGGCAGATGTTTCCTGGGGGTGATGAATTCCATATTGATTAATTATTTCACATCTATTTAAACAACAGGCGGCGGTGGTATATCAGAATACTCAAATCGAAGATGCACAACTTGCCGGAGCAAttgaaaaacacatcaaacgtCGTGCAAAAAGTATGTTGTTTTCTGCAATACTGCAGCAAAATGACACCAACCAACATCGGACCTTACCGATGCCGGCGGTTTGATTACACTCTAGTTTTCAATGATTTTGCGCATCGTATGCATCGCGAAGACGATCACAAACttaattataaatattatcAAGAAGTTAGCTTACCCAGGCAAATAAAAagtgctttctttttctcactCATGTTGCTCGCGGTTCTTGTAAATAAATgtgaatgttttgatttaatttacacCTTGCTGATCTGTCAATAACAGGGTGGTCCAAAAGAAACACCAAAACAGcttctaaaatattttttaaattaatcgcGTGATTAGCAAAGCATGGATTGAGGATTGAATTAAACACGTTGCAGGCCTGGGTTATGAAAATGGGTACATAAAATCATAATATgcttaatgaaacaaaaccaattaaTTGCTTCGAAAGCTAGAAATGCATGTTTCGGATGTTTTTGCAGACTAATAGCAAAAGGTAGTTGCATAGTGATAAGGTCCGTTTTAATGATATTTTCTAACAACTCTTCTTCCACCATTTGCTCCTCCATTTTGATACACGACCATGCCATAAGCGGATCTGTTGATGTAATTTGGATACGTATATTACAATACTCCTCACATCCAGAAGATATATTTTTACTTTCTTGGTACGTAACGAGTGAATAACGAGCTTGAAAGTGCAAAACTTTCGGTGGAAGGTTTAAGGGACAGAGAGAAAAATCGAGATGTTGACGGTTGTTGTTGGACAGGCTTGTTAAGGTACCGGAAGGTTATTtagcaaacatattttaactGGTGACTGTTGTTTCGTCGTAGGGCATCCGAATAGCTGCTGTGCTAGAGTTTGGATAACTACATAAAAACGTCTTTGATGTTTTTAAACTGACGAATTGATAAATCGACTGGAAGATCAAACCGGTACTGTGTCAAGCAATCCAACGTTTTTAGAGCGTCGCGAAATCCGGTGTTGGCCACATAGCTCCAGCTGGCATAATGCGAGCTAACCAGCTCTTTGCACTGGAATATAAGGTACAGCCATTGTGTTAACTTCTGGGCACTGGTGGAGAGAGAAATAAATATAACCAACATTGATTACTCAGGACCTTATACAACGATCTTATACAGCGGCTACTTACTTCAATCCGGCACATACGAATGCCTTAAACTGTGAATCGTAGCTTCTCTTGTAGGGACTGTGTAATGCTATGATCGACCCAATAGCACTGAGAAGACTCTGTAAAGAAGCAGGACgaaagtgtaaaaagtgtGCACAAACTACACAATATGTGTACAGAATAATACCTGCTTGTTCGACAACGGTCTACCGTCCACGATGTCCAGGTTGAAGCTTTCTGACAACTTTCTAGCCGGCGTCGAGTTGTAACGATCAccattttttatattgtaaTACACCAGCAGCAACTCCCAGACATGCATTTCGTCCTTGTTATTGCTATCGAATTGTGGTTCCATATCCTCTTCTTCATCGTCATCTAACTGAGAAAACAGATTCTCCTCCGTAACGGCCGCATTCGACGCATCCTCCTCCACATACGACGATTGTTTCTTCGGCGCAGTAGTCGTTGCCCCGGTACTCTTTCGTCTAACTTCCGAGCGGTAGAAACTTTCATTTGCACGACCGCTCATGCTGGAATGATTAGTACCACTATGGCCGCTGCCCGTAGTAGAAAAGCACCCGGAAATGAATGGTACAAGGCTGTGGCTCGCACTCTCGGAAATGCTCCGCAAACCGTGCTGCATTAACCGTTGGATAGTTTTCGCCAAACGCTTGCGAACAAGCAGCGTCAACTCGTAATTCTTCCTATTGTCACGGCCAGGACGGTTCGAGTCCTCGTCTTCCTCGTCGTTGTGGTCCGCTTCCTTGGGtgatatttcattttgcaTTGTTAGCGCCAAAGACGCTATCTCCTGCACGTCGTACTCCAGTCTTGCTCGAATATCGCCCCAACAGTTTTGTCGCGTGCGGGTCATCATCTTGGTTTGATAGTTTGTCTCGCTGTTTCGATGCTCACTTCCACAGTTGAACTGCGACagggcgaacatttgcagcagcGTTCCGGCCTTATCCATCAAACCAAACGCTTTGCTATTGAACGATTCCCGTTTCGCAGCAGCCTGGCTTGCACTGGTGCCGTTACTCGGGTGAGCGGACATAGGCTTTGAAAGAGTGTGACGGTCCGACGAACGTTGCGATCGGTCCTCGTTTCCCTTGGATGCCTCGGCTCTCTGTTCctgttgcttctgctgctccaggaaacgttttttGATTTCCGCTTTCTCGTTTGTCTGCAGGAAGCTGATGAACCGCTCGAGATCCTGAATTTGCGTTTTCAGCTGCGTCACTAACTGTTCCTTCATCTTCAGTGGATTCACTAGCTCATCGAGAGCGCTGTCTACTTGTTGGCGCAG encodes the following:
- the LOC1270878 gene encoding low molecular weight phosphotyrosine protein phosphatase 1 — protein: MSEKKKALFICLGNICRSPIAEAVFLKAIDTAGVADQWEVDSAAIGSWHVGRSPDHRALATMKKHDLPYSNKARQIKKADFEHYDYIFGMDGENIADLKERAPKGDSKAKILLLGDFDPQQPGAIIRDPYYDSGSEGFEQCYVQCVRCCDAFLSKAQKGEI
- the LOC1270879 gene encoding RUN domain-containing protein 1, encoding MSVNIRIDEARSLGDQHDQQGCDGQTTCEEACRDDGDVEVDMKFGLFVDTDRSMPRNVSEEEFDFDSAFSSESNQGLTDESTIDHLDDRMLPDGAVERERLKSLEDEHEILSSNLIALTSHFAQVQLRLRQIVEAPPQERDTLLKNLEEFAFLGIPEIQQNPVKQNIPEIVANLDKSPESVENLREKQQELIGQLKSQLMDLERYAYESGAGILPQTILLEKQKVIIEEIKKKINLNLNELDLPQLTSEDLRQQVDSALDELVNPLKMKEQLVTQLKTQIQDLERFISFLQTNEKAEIKKRFLEQQKQQEQRAEASKGNEDRSQRSSDRHTLSKPMSAHPSNGTSASQAAAKRESFNSKAFGLMDKAGTLLQMFALSQFNCGSEHRNSETNYQTKMMTRTRQNCWGDIRARLEYDVQEIASLALTMQNEISPKEADHNDEEDEDSNRPGRDNRKNYELTLLVRKRLAKTIQRLMQHGLRSISESASHSLVPFISGCFSTTGSGHSGTNHSSMSGRANESFYRSEVRRKSTGATTTAPKKQSSYVEEDASNAAVTEENLFSQLDDDEEEDMEPQFDSNNKDEMHVWELLLVYYNIKNGDRYNSTPARKLSESFNLDIVDGRPLSNKQSLLSAIGSIIALHSPYKRSYDSQFKAFVCAGLNAQKLTQWLYLIFQCKELVSSHYASWSYVANTGFRDALKTLDCLTQYRFDLPVDLSIRQFKNIKDVFM